Proteins from a single region of Selenihalanaerobacter shriftii:
- the cysE gene encoding serine O-acetyltransferase — protein sequence MLKTIKADIEAVFDRDPAARGLLEVILTYSGLHSIIMHRIAHFLYNKGLSLVPRMISQFSRFLTGIEIHPGATIGKGFFIDHGLGVVIGETTEVGDNVTLYQGVTLGGTGKEDGKRHPTLGDDVMVSAGAKVLGSIEIGDNAKVGAGAVVLDPIPPNTTVVGVPGKVVVQNGERVRGEADLEHGNLPDPVEEMLKCMNRRIEKLEKKVKEEGKE from the coding sequence ATGTTAAAGACAATAAAAGCTGATATTGAGGCAGTTTTTGATAGAGATCCAGCGGCTAGAGGATTATTAGAGGTGATTTTAACTTATTCAGGTTTGCATTCTATTATTATGCATCGAATTGCACATTTTTTATATAATAAAGGCTTATCTCTTGTTCCTAGGATGATTTCGCAATTTAGTCGTTTTTTAACCGGAATAGAGATTCATCCTGGAGCTACAATAGGTAAAGGGTTCTTTATTGATCATGGGCTGGGAGTAGTTATTGGTGAGACAACTGAAGTAGGGGATAATGTAACTCTTTATCAAGGAGTAACATTAGGTGGAACGGGAAAAGAAGATGGTAAACGACATCCTACTTTAGGTGATGATGTAATGGTGAGTGCTGGAGCTAAAGTTTTAGGGTCTATTGAAATTGGAGATAATGCTAAAGTAGGAGCTGGAGCTGTGGTGCTAGATCCAATACCGCCTAATACTACAGTGGTTGGAGTGCCAGGAAAGGTAGTAGTTCAAAATGGTGAACGAGTTAGAGGTGAGGCTGACTTAGAACATGGGAATTTACCTGATCCAGTAGAGGAAATGTTAAAGTGTATGAATCGCAGAATAGAAAAGTTAGAAAAGAAAGTTAAAGAGGAAGGAAAAGAATAA